The stretch of DNA AAAACAACACTCCCAGCAGCAAAAACGGCAATGCCTCCACCAGCAAACTGAAAAACAACGTCAACCCCTGTTGCCAGGCTGTCATAGCCCCTAACCCAGACCTGCAGAGGAATACCTAATCACGGGGGTGGGCCAGCGGTAACCTCCACCACACCTGTAGCTATTAAACCATCAAGGGGTCCCTAGTACAGCGATTTGCGGCGGTGATTGGCCACCGACTGCACCAGCCCCAGGGCCAGAAAGTTCGCCAGCATGGCCGATCGCCCATAGCTTAAAAACGGCAGGGGAATCCCCGTAATGGGCGCCAAACCGATGGTCATGCCGATATTGACCACCACTTGAAACATCACCATACTGAGCACTCCAATTGCCAGCAACGACCCAAAGCCATCCCGGGCACTGCGGGCAATCAACAACAGTCGTAGGGCCACCAACCAGAATAAAAACACCACCAGCATGGCCCCGATAAAGCCCATTTCCTCGCCCACCACCGAAAAGATAAAGTCCGTGTTTTGTTCCGGGATGAAACTCAACTGGGTCTGGGTTCCCTGGAACAGCCCCTGGCCCCACAGGCCCCCTGAACCGATGGCAATCCGGGATTGGATCAAATGGTAGCCGCCCCCCAGGGGGTCCTTGTCCGGGTCCAGAAACAGGATCAACCGGTCCCGCTGGTAATCCTTGAGCAACCCCCAGAACCAATGCCCCAACTGTCCGGCCACCAGGTTCACTGCCAGGGCCGCAAGGGACCCCCAGTGGGGCCAGGGCAAGCAAAACCAACCTAGCAGGCCCATGACCGCCACCCAGACCCCCCAAGCCGGCAGGGAGAGGGACAGCAAAATGGCTGACACCAGGGGCGAGAGCAGGAGCACAATCCAAGTCAGGGGGATATTCGCCCAGTACAACATGCCCAGGGTGATGGCCACAAAAATCAACGCCGTGCCCAGGTTCGGTTGGATAAACACCAGCACCCAGGGCAAGGCCACCACCCCTATCGCCTGGAGGATGGTCCACAGGGCCGGCGCCCGGGACTTTTCCAACAGGGCAGCCAAGGTCACGATCACCGCTACCTTGGCAAATTCCGACGGTTGTAAATGGAATCCCCCGATGGCGATCCAGCGTTCCGCCCCTAAAGCCGAGGTGCCCACAAACATCACCGCCACCAGCAGGAGGTTGGCCAGGGCATAGGTCAACCAGTGCCAGCGCCGTAACGCCTCATAGGGCCAGCGGGCCAAGACCAACATCACCCCCAAGCCCAGCAGGATGATCAGCGTCTGTTGCCACCAGTCACTGGATTTGTTGCTCCAGCCGGTGCTCAAAAGGGCTGTGACCCCGATGACCGCAAGACTCAATACGGCCGCCAACAGGGTCAGGTCCATATCCTGCCAGGGCCGCCACCAGACCGCACGGTAGGTCATACTAGCGCTTTAGGTCCCCACGGAGAGGGAGGGATTCGAACCCTCGATGACGTTGCCGTCATAACGGATTTCGAGTCCGCCGCATTCAACCACTCTGCCACCTCTCCACATCAGCATCTTTATATTATGGATGCTGGCGCAGGCAACCTGACGACCCAAAGGAGCACCCTAGTGGTACGCTAATAGGAAGCAAGGCTTGTGCGTACATAGGGATAGACACTCATGGTTGCCACTGCGGAACAGGTGAATGTCGGTCGGATTGTGCAGGTGATTGGCCCGGTCGTGGATGTGGAGTTTCCGCCGGGGCGCCTGCCCAAGGTCTATAACGCTCTGCGGATTCAGGGGAAAAACCCAGCGGGTCAAGAGGTGGCGGTGACCTGCGAGGTACAGCAACTGCTGGGGGATAACATCGTCCGGTCGGTGGCCATGAGTTCCACAGATGGCCTGGTGCGGGGGATGGAGGTCGTAGATACGGGTGCCCCGATCTGTGTGCCGGTGGGGGAAGTGACCCTGGGACGAATTTTTAATGTGCTGGGGGAACCGGTGGACGAGAAGGGGGAGGTGCCCCGGACTAAGACCCTGCCCATTCACCGACCCGCCCCTAAGTTTACCGATTTGGAAATCAAACCCTCGATTCTAGAGACGGGGATCAAGGTAATTGACCTGCTAACCCCTTACCGGCGCGGCGGCAAGATCGGCCTGTTCGGCGGCGCGGGGGTAGGCAAGACGGTCATCATGATGGAACTGATCAACAACATCGCCATCCAGCACGGGGGGGTGTCGGTCTTTGGCGGTGTCGGCGAGCGCACCCGAGAGGGCAACGACCTGTACAACGAAATGATTGAGTCGGGGGTGATCAATACCGAGGACCTGAGCAAGTCCAAAATTGCCCTGGTCTACGGCCAGATGAACGAGCCGCCGGGGGCGCGGATGCGGGTGGGTCTGTCGGCCCTGACCATGGCGGAATACTTCCGGGATGTGAACAAGCAGGACGTACTGCTGTTTATTGACAATATTTTCCGGTTTGTGCAGGCGGGTTCGGAGGTGTCGGCCCTGCTGGGACGGATGCCCTCGGCGGTGGGGTATCAGCCGACCCTGGGGACGGACATGGGGGCGTTGCAGGAGCGGATTACGTCCACGCGGGAGGGGTCAATTACCTCGATTCAGGCGGTGTACGTCCCGGCGGATGACCTCACGGACCCGGCGCCGGCGACCACCTTTGCCCACTTGGACGGGACGACGGTGCTTTCCCGGGCCTTGGCCTCCAAGGGGATTTATCCGGCGGTGGACCCCCTGGAATCCAGTTCTACCATGCTCCAGCCCAGCATTGTTGGCGAAGAGCACTACACGGTGGCCCGGCGGGTGAAGGCGACTTTGCAGCGTTATAAGGAGTTGCAGGACATCATTGCCATCCTGGGGTTGGATGAACTGTCTGAGGAAGACCGGCTGACGGTGGCCCGGGCGCGCAAAATCGAGCGGTTTTTGTCCCAACCGTTTTTCGTGGCGGAGGTGTTCACCGGCACGCCGGGCAAGTACGTTAAATTAGAAGACACGATCAAGGGCTTCAAGATGATCCTGGACGGGGAGTTGGACGACCTGCCGGAGCAGGCGTTCTACATGGTGGGGGACATCAACGAAGCCAAGGCGAAGGCGGAGAAGTTGCGGGCTGAGGGCAAAGCATGACCTTGATGGTGCGGGTAATCACGCCAGACCAAACGGTGTGGGACGGTCCAGCCCAGGAAGTCATCCTGCCAAGTATGTCGGGGCAACTGGGGATCCTGACGGACCACATCCCCCTGTTGACGGCTCTGGACATCGGTGTGATGCAGATTAAAGCCGGCGGCACCTGGACGCCTTTGGTGGTGCTGGGGGGCTTTGCCGAGGTGGAAAACAACGAAGTGACGGTGCTGGTCAACGGCGCAGAACTGGGCAGTAGCCTCAAGCTGGAGGCGGTCCAGGCGGAACTGGCGGCGGCGGAAGCGGCTTACGACCAGGCCACAACCCGCAAGGATAAGCTCGATGCCACCCAGCAACTGAAGCAGGCGAAGGCGCGGCTACAGGCGGTACGTATGGTGACACCGGAGCAATGAGCGCGGTTGCCAGTTACGTGCATCCTATTCCTCCCCCCACCGAACCTCTGCAGTACCGGGCTATCGGGGTGTTGCGGGGGCGTTATCAACCTTCGGTGGAACAGTTCACCAAGGGGGTTTTGGTCACCCATGACGGGGTGCAGGTGGATGCGGTGCTGCTGGGGCGGTTGATGAGCTTGGCCAAGAAACGCCTGGACCTGTCCCAGGAGCACCTCTGGGTGGTGTACCCCCGCACCCGCAACAAACCCCGGGTCAAAGCGGGGGAAACACCGCCGGAGACCCCCTTTTTGCCCCTGCACGTGCAGATAATGGGGGTATGGGAACCGGAAGCGCTCCATCCCGAGGAAAACCTGGGGCCGGACCAGGTGTGGGTGGAGGAGGATTATTTTTCCATTCGCGGGGAAGTGGTGCGCCAAAACCAGCAGTTGGGCATTGTGACGGTGCGGATTCGCCGGGCGCCGATGACCCTGACGGGAGCCGCAGAGACCTTTAAGTTGGAACTCAAAGGGACGCTGCCCCAGCCTGGCAAGGGAATGTTCTGGGATTTGCAGGTGCAACGCCAGGGCACGGATTTGGTGATTTGCCAAGCCCATAAGGTGGCGGCCATTGTCCCTACCAAGACTAAGGCCAAGCGTTCGGGTCCCAAGGCCCGGCCATCCCGCCCTGTACCCCCCAAAAAATCGACGCCCGCGATTGAAAAACCCTGAAATTGGCCGTCTGAAGCAGAACTTGCGCGGTTACCTTCGCCAGCAACGGGCGCAACTTTCCCGGGACACCTACCGCCGCTGGAACCAGCAGTTATTAACCCATTTGCAATGGCATCCCTGGTGGCGGTCGGCCCGGCGGGTGTTTGGGTATGTGAGTCTGCCGGGGGAGCCGGATTTGCGTCCCTTGTGGGAAAGGGTGTCGGTGTGGGGTTTACCCCGGCGGGCGGGAGATCGCTTGGTCTGGCACCAATGGCAACCGGATCAGCCCTTGACCCCGGGACGCCTGCCGGAACCTTACCCCGATGCCCCGGTCCTTACACCACAGCCGGGAGATTTGCTGGTGATTCCGGCTTTGGCCTACGACCACCAGGGCTATCGCTTGGGGTATGGGGGCGGCTACTTCGACCGACTTTTAGCCCGACCCGAGTGGCAGGCGGTTTATCGGGTGGGGGTCATTTTCCAATCGTTTCTGGTGCCGGCGTTACCCCGTGACCCGTGGGACCAACCGGTGCAGGCGGTGTGCACAGAGATGGGTTGGTGGGTGCCAAGCCCGCCCGCCGGAGAATCTCCGGGATCAGGTCCTCCCGCTTGACCGCCATGACATGCACCCCCTGGCAGAGTTGCCGCGCCCATTGCACCTGCTCGCTGGCGATGGTGATGCCTTCCTCGAGGGGGTCGGCGGCCCGTTCTAGGCGCCGGATGATGGCTTCGGGGATGTGGACGCCGGGAACGTATCGGTTGATATAGCGAGCGTTTTTGGCGGACTTCAGCAGAAAAATGCCGGCTAAGATGGGACGACCACACCCCTGGGCAATGTGGGTCATGAATTTTTCCAGCCGGTCAAAATCCACAATCATCTGGCTTTGGAAGAACTGCGCCCCGGCCTGGAGTTTGCGTTCAAAACGGCGCTGTAGCCCTGACCAGCTCCCGCACTGGGGGTCCACCGCTGCTCCCGGAA from Gloeomargarita sp. SRBZ-1_bins_9 encodes:
- the rodA gene encoding rod shape-determining protein RodA; translated protein: MTYRAVWWRPWQDMDLTLLAAVLSLAVIGVTALLSTGWSNKSSDWWQQTLIILLGLGVMLVLARWPYEALRRWHWLTYALANLLLVAVMFVGTSALGAERWIAIGGFHLQPSEFAKVAVIVTLAALLEKSRAPALWTILQAIGVVALPWVLVFIQPNLGTALIFVAITLGMLYWANIPLTWIVLLLSPLVSAILLSLSLPAWGVWVAVMGLLGWFCLPWPHWGSLAALAVNLVAGQLGHWFWGLLKDYQRDRLILFLDPDKDPLGGGYHLIQSRIAIGSGGLWGQGLFQGTQTQLSFIPEQNTDFIFSVVGEEMGFIGAMLVVFLFWLVALRLLLIARSARDGFGSLLAIGVLSMVMFQVVVNIGMTIGLAPITGIPLPFLSYGRSAMLANFLALGLVQSVANHRRKSLY
- the atpD gene encoding F0F1 ATP synthase subunit beta; amino-acid sequence: MVATAEQVNVGRIVQVIGPVVDVEFPPGRLPKVYNALRIQGKNPAGQEVAVTCEVQQLLGDNIVRSVAMSSTDGLVRGMEVVDTGAPICVPVGEVTLGRIFNVLGEPVDEKGEVPRTKTLPIHRPAPKFTDLEIKPSILETGIKVIDLLTPYRRGGKIGLFGGAGVGKTVIMMELINNIAIQHGGVSVFGGVGERTREGNDLYNEMIESGVINTEDLSKSKIALVYGQMNEPPGARMRVGLSALTMAEYFRDVNKQDVLLFIDNIFRFVQAGSEVSALLGRMPSAVGYQPTLGTDMGALQERITSTREGSITSIQAVYVPADDLTDPAPATTFAHLDGTTVLSRALASKGIYPAVDPLESSSTMLQPSIVGEEHYTVARRVKATLQRYKELQDIIAILGLDELSEEDRLTVARARKIERFLSQPFFVAEVFTGTPGKYVKLEDTIKGFKMILDGELDDLPEQAFYMVGDINEAKAKAEKLRAEGKA
- the atpC gene encoding ATP synthase F1 subunit epsilon; the protein is MTLMVRVITPDQTVWDGPAQEVILPSMSGQLGILTDHIPLLTALDIGVMQIKAGGTWTPLVVLGGFAEVENNEVTVLVNGAELGSSLKLEAVQAELAAAEAAYDQATTRKDKLDATQQLKQAKARLQAVRMVTPEQ
- a CDS encoding 5-formyltetrahydrofolate cyclo-ligase; translated protein: MRGYLRQQRAQLSRDTYRRWNQQLLTHLQWHPWWRSARRVFGYVSLPGEPDLRPLWERVSVWGLPRRAGDRLVWHQWQPDQPLTPGRLPEPYPDAPVLTPQPGDLLVIPALAYDHQGYRLGYGGGYFDRLLARPEWQAVYRVGVIFQSFLVPALPRDPWDQPVQAVCTEMGWWVPSPPAGESPGSGPPA